Proteins encoded by one window of Musa acuminata AAA Group cultivar baxijiao chromosome BXJ2-9, Cavendish_Baxijiao_AAA, whole genome shotgun sequence:
- the LOC135623145 gene encoding ABC transporter B family member 4-like isoform X3: MVPKGGMKISNSTDASSHEQKENNNFQSKSKQQDLKKRNNSMPYHKLFSLADTADLALMVVGTIAAISDGVSLPLTTVLFGDMINTFGKTRDINYIVHEVSKVALKFVYLGIANGIASFLQVACWTITGERQAAQIRNLYLKAILRQDIAFFDKEANTGEVIAKISGDTFLIQDAMGEKAGKFIQLVSSFVGGFIVAFVQGWQLTLVMLSTIPPMVLAAAVMATVLTKMAARGQTAYSEAAATVEQTIGSIRTVVSFTGEEHAIKKYNKSLKSAYKASVLEGLSAGVGLGATFGIVFFGYGLGIWFGSKMILKKNYTGGDVINVIFAVITGSMSLGQASPCTSAFAAGQVAAFKMFETINRKPEIDAYDTTGTTLDDIRGDIELKDVCFSYPARPHEQILKGFSLFVQGGTSVALVGESGSGKSTIISLLERFYDPQAGEILIDGINLKEFKLRWIRGKIGLVSQEPVLLASTIRENIAYGKDDATIDEIKAAADLASASKFIDKLPQGLDTLVGEHGIQLSGGQKQRVAIARAVLKDPRILLLDEATSALDAESESILQEALDHAMKNRTTVIVAHRLTTVRNANIITVVHQGSIAEKGSHDELIKIPNGPYYQLVRLQEVKQDSDQLTPVDQDNIYATIGQQLIQTSSQLSTNRWSSVGSDSFHPLSESFRVPVGLLEAPMETSQCEGSLEKIQVPVSRLASLNKPEIPLLLLGTIAAIISGILLPIFGALLSSIIRTLYEPPTKLRKDSKFWTLMLTFLGLATLLSIPARAYLFAIAGSKLIERIRAMSFDKIVHMEVGWFDKLENSSGAIGARLSADAATVRTLVGDTLALAVQNAATLVAGLAIAFSACWQLALIILALAPLVGLNGWIQLKFMKGLNADAKMMFEEASQVASDAIRNIRTVSSFTAEEKVIELYRRKYKGPMNSIIKQGLIGGLGFGLSNILLFCVYATGFYAGARLVKDGETTFANVFRVFFALNFAAVGITQYSSLAPDSAKAKSATASVFAILDRKSKIDSSDDSGTTLDLVEGNIVFDHVSFRYPTRPDVRIFHDLCFAVQSGKLMIELPTATFSLDCCYCWRKWKWEIHLALTAPEIL, translated from the exons ATGGTACCAAAAGGAGGGATGAAAATATCTAATTCAACTGATGCAAGCTCCCATGAACAAAAGGAGAACAATAATTTTCAGAGCAAAAGTAAACAGCAAGACCTGAAGAAGAGGAATAATAGCATGCCTTATCACAAGCTTTTTTCCTTGGCTGACACAGCAGATCTTGCTTTAATGGTTGTGGGCACAATTGCAGCTATTTCTGATGGGGTCTCATTACCTTTGACAACAGTTCTTTTTGGAGATATGATCAACACTTTTGGGAAAACTAGAGACATAAACTATATTGTTCATGAGGTTTCGAAG GTCGCTCTGAAGTTTGTATATTTAGGCATCGCAAATGGCATAGCTTCATTCCTTC AGGTGGCTTGCTGGACGATTACTGGGGAAAGACAAGCTGCACAGATTAGAAACCTGTACTTGAAAGCCATACTTAGACAAGATATTGCATTCTTCGACAAGGAAGCTAACACAGGAGAGGTTATTGCAAAGATATCAGGTGACACTTTTCTAATTCAGGATGCCATGGGTGAAAAG GCTGGAAAATTCATTCAATTGGTATCATCATTCGTAGGAGGGTTTATAGTAGCATTTGTCCAGGGATGGCAACTTACACTTGTTATGTTGTCCACCATTCCTCCTATGGTGCTTGCTGCTGCAGTCATGGCCACTGTGTTGACCAAGATGGCAGCCCGTGGGCAGACAGCTTATTCAGAAGCAGCAGCCACTGTTGAACAAACAATTGGCTCAATTCGGACA GTTGTATCTTTTACCGGAGAGGAACATGCtataaagaaatacaacaaaagtCTTAAGAGCGCTTACAAGGCCAGTGTTCTGGAAGGCTTGTCTGCAGGAGTAGGCTTGGGTGCAACTTTTGGTATTGTGTTCTTTGGCTATGGTTTAGGAATATGGTTTGGATCTAAAATGATATTGAAGAAAAACTACACTGGTGGAGATGTCATCAATGTGATTTTTGCAGTCATTACAGGCTCCAT GTCCCTAGGCCAGGCCTCCCCATGTACAAGTGCTTTTGCAGCAGGACAAGTGGCAGCTTTCAAGATGTTTGAGACAATCAACAGGAAGCCTGAGATAGATGCTTATGATACCACTGGAACAACTTTGGATGACATTCGTGGAGATATTGAATTAAAGGATGTGTGCTTTAGCTATCCAGCTAGACCTCATGAGCAAATACTCAAAGGGTTTTCTTTGTTCGTTCAAGGTGGAACATCTGTTGCCTTGGTTGGAGAAAGTGGAAGTGGAAAGTCAACTATCATCAGTCTATTAGAGAGATTTTACGATCCACAAGCTGGTGAGATTCTTATAGATGGAATAAATCTGAAGGAATTCAAGCTGAGATGGATCAGAGGGAAAATTGGACTTGTTAGCCAGGAACCAGTCCTCTTGGCATCTACGATAAGGGAAAACATTGCTTATGGAAAGGATGATGCTACCATTGATGAAATTAAAGCTGCTGCTGATCTAGCCAGTGCCTCCAAATTTATTGATAAATTGCCTCAG GGTCTTGACACCTTGGTTGGAGAGCATGGAATTCAGCTCTCTGGGGGTCAGAAACAAAGAGTTGCAATAGCTAGAGCTGTTCTCAAGGACCCAAGAATCCTACTGCTAGATGAAGCCACCAGCGCTCTTGATGCAGAGTCTGAAAGTATTTTGCAGGAGGCACTTGACCACGCCATGAAAAACAGAACCACTGTTATTGTTGCTCATCGGTTGACAACAGTGAGGAATGCAAATATAATCACTGTAGTTCATCAAGGCTCAatagctgaaaaag GATCCCATGATGAGCTCATTAAGATTCCAAATGGACCTTATTACCAACTTGTAAGGTTACAGGAAGTGAAACAAGATTCTGATCAACTTACTCCAGTTGACCAGGACAACATATATGCAACTATTGGCCAACAGTTGATTCAAACATCTTCCCAGCTATCAACCAATAGATGGTCATCTGTTGGAAGTGACAGTTTTCACCCATTATCAGAATCTTTTAGGGTGCCTGTTGGACTATTAGAAGCTCCCATGGAGACTTCGCAGTGTGAAGGGTCATTAGAGAAAATTCAAGTACCTGTTAGCCGCCTTGCATCTCTAAATAAACCGGAGATTCCTCTGTTACTATTAGGTACAATTGCTGCTATAATCAGTGGAATATTGCTGCCTATTTTTGGAGCTCTCTTGTCAAGTATAATACGTACCTTGTATGAGCCACCAACAAAGCTTCGTAAGGATTCAAAATTTTGGACATTGATGTTGACTTTCCTTGGTTTGGCAACCTTGCTGTCGATTCCAGCAAGAGCTTATTTGTTTGCTATTGCTGGGTCCAAGTTAATAGAAAGAATCAGAGCAATGTCATTTGACAAAATTGTTCATATGGAGGTTGGGTGGTTTGACAAACTCGAAAACTCAAGTGGAGCAATTGGAGCAAGGCTTTCAGCAGATGCAGCAACAGTGAGGACTCTTGTTGGTGATACATTGGCACTTGCTGTTCAGAATGCTGCAACATTAGTTGCAGGTTTGGCAATTGCCTTTTCTGCATGTTGGCAGCTGGCTCTAATAATACTGGCATTGGCACCTTTGGTAGGTCTAAATGGATGGATTCAATTAAAATTCATGAAGGGATTGAATGCAGATGCAAAG ATGATGTTTGAGGAGGCAAGTCAGGTTGCCAGTGATGCAATTAGAAATATAAGAACAGTTTCCTCTTTCACTGCTGAAGAGAAGGTGATAGAACTTTATAGGAGGAAATATAAAGGTCCTATGAATTCTATCATAAAGCAAGGATTGATTGGTGGACTTGGTTTTGGTCTCTCCAACATCTTGCTGTTTTGTGTATATGCAACTGGCTTCTATGCTGGAGCTAGGCTTGTAAAGGATGGCGAGACTACATTCGCAAATGTTTTTCGT GTCTTCTTTGCTCTCAACTTTGCGGCAGTAGGAATTACCCAGTATAGCTCCCTAGCACCTGATTCTGCAAAAGCAAAATCTGCTACAGCTTCAGTATTTGCAATACTTGATCGCAAGTCCAAGATTGACTCCAGTGATGATTCTGGTACAACATTAGATTTAGTGGAGGGAAATATTGTATTTGATCATGTCAGCTTCAGATACCCCACAAGGCCTGATGTCCGGATCTTTCATGACTTATGCTTTGCTGTTCAGTCAGGAAAG TTGATGATCGAATTACCTACTGCAACCTTTTCTCTAGACTGTTGCTATTGTTGGCGAAAGTGGAAGTGGGAAATCCACCTTGCTCTCACTGCTCCAGAGATTTTATGA
- the LOC135623145 gene encoding ABC transporter B family member 4-like isoform X5 — protein sequence MVPKGGMKISNSTDASSHEQKENNNFQSKSKQQDLKKRNNSMPYHKLFSLADTADLALMVVGTIAAISDGVSLPLTTVLFGDMINTFGKTRDINYIVHEVSKVALKFVYLGIANGIASFLQVACWTITGERQAAQIRNLYLKAILRQDIAFFDKEANTGEVIAKISGDTFLIQDAMGEKAGKFIQLVSSFVGGFIVAFVQGWQLTLVMLSTIPPMVLAAAVMATVLTKMAARGQTAYSEAAATVEQTIGSIRTVVSFTGEEHAIKKYNKSLKSAYKASVLEGLSAGVGLGATFGIVFFGYGLGIWFGSKMILKKNYTGGDVINVIFAVITGSMSLGQASPCTSAFAAGQVAAFKMFETINRKPEIDAYDTTGTTLDDIRGDIELKDVCFSYPARPHEQILKGFSLFVQGGTSVALVGESGSGKSTIISLLERFYDPQAGEILIDGINLKEFKLRWIRGKIGLVSQEPVLLASTIRENIAYGKDDATIDEIKAAADLASASKFIDKLPQGLDTLVGEHGIQLSGGQKQRVAIARAVLKDPRILLLDEATSALDAESESILQEALDHAMKNRTTVIVAHRLTTVRNANIITVVHQGSIAEKGSHDELIKIPNGPYYQLVRLQEVKQDSDQLTPVDQDNIYATIGQQLIQTSSQLSTNRWSSVGSDSFHPLSESFRVPVGLLEAPMETSQCEGSLEKIQVPVSRLASLNKPEIPLLLLGTIAAIISGILLPIFGALLSSIIRTLYEPPTKLRKDSKFWTLMLTFLGLATLLSIPARAYLFAIAGSKLIERIRAMSFDKIVHMEVGWFDKLENSSGAIGARLSADAATVRTLVGDTLALAVQNAATLVAGLAIAFSACWQLALIILALAPLVGLNGWIQLKFMKGLNADAKMMFEEASQVASDAIRNIRTVSSFTAEEKVIELYRRKYKGPMNSIIKQGLIGGLGFGLSNILLFCVYATGFYAGARLVKDGETTFANVFRVRLLCSQLCGSRNYPV from the exons ATGGTACCAAAAGGAGGGATGAAAATATCTAATTCAACTGATGCAAGCTCCCATGAACAAAAGGAGAACAATAATTTTCAGAGCAAAAGTAAACAGCAAGACCTGAAGAAGAGGAATAATAGCATGCCTTATCACAAGCTTTTTTCCTTGGCTGACACAGCAGATCTTGCTTTAATGGTTGTGGGCACAATTGCAGCTATTTCTGATGGGGTCTCATTACCTTTGACAACAGTTCTTTTTGGAGATATGATCAACACTTTTGGGAAAACTAGAGACATAAACTATATTGTTCATGAGGTTTCGAAG GTCGCTCTGAAGTTTGTATATTTAGGCATCGCAAATGGCATAGCTTCATTCCTTC AGGTGGCTTGCTGGACGATTACTGGGGAAAGACAAGCTGCACAGATTAGAAACCTGTACTTGAAAGCCATACTTAGACAAGATATTGCATTCTTCGACAAGGAAGCTAACACAGGAGAGGTTATTGCAAAGATATCAGGTGACACTTTTCTAATTCAGGATGCCATGGGTGAAAAG GCTGGAAAATTCATTCAATTGGTATCATCATTCGTAGGAGGGTTTATAGTAGCATTTGTCCAGGGATGGCAACTTACACTTGTTATGTTGTCCACCATTCCTCCTATGGTGCTTGCTGCTGCAGTCATGGCCACTGTGTTGACCAAGATGGCAGCCCGTGGGCAGACAGCTTATTCAGAAGCAGCAGCCACTGTTGAACAAACAATTGGCTCAATTCGGACA GTTGTATCTTTTACCGGAGAGGAACATGCtataaagaaatacaacaaaagtCTTAAGAGCGCTTACAAGGCCAGTGTTCTGGAAGGCTTGTCTGCAGGAGTAGGCTTGGGTGCAACTTTTGGTATTGTGTTCTTTGGCTATGGTTTAGGAATATGGTTTGGATCTAAAATGATATTGAAGAAAAACTACACTGGTGGAGATGTCATCAATGTGATTTTTGCAGTCATTACAGGCTCCAT GTCCCTAGGCCAGGCCTCCCCATGTACAAGTGCTTTTGCAGCAGGACAAGTGGCAGCTTTCAAGATGTTTGAGACAATCAACAGGAAGCCTGAGATAGATGCTTATGATACCACTGGAACAACTTTGGATGACATTCGTGGAGATATTGAATTAAAGGATGTGTGCTTTAGCTATCCAGCTAGACCTCATGAGCAAATACTCAAAGGGTTTTCTTTGTTCGTTCAAGGTGGAACATCTGTTGCCTTGGTTGGAGAAAGTGGAAGTGGAAAGTCAACTATCATCAGTCTATTAGAGAGATTTTACGATCCACAAGCTGGTGAGATTCTTATAGATGGAATAAATCTGAAGGAATTCAAGCTGAGATGGATCAGAGGGAAAATTGGACTTGTTAGCCAGGAACCAGTCCTCTTGGCATCTACGATAAGGGAAAACATTGCTTATGGAAAGGATGATGCTACCATTGATGAAATTAAAGCTGCTGCTGATCTAGCCAGTGCCTCCAAATTTATTGATAAATTGCCTCAG GGTCTTGACACCTTGGTTGGAGAGCATGGAATTCAGCTCTCTGGGGGTCAGAAACAAAGAGTTGCAATAGCTAGAGCTGTTCTCAAGGACCCAAGAATCCTACTGCTAGATGAAGCCACCAGCGCTCTTGATGCAGAGTCTGAAAGTATTTTGCAGGAGGCACTTGACCACGCCATGAAAAACAGAACCACTGTTATTGTTGCTCATCGGTTGACAACAGTGAGGAATGCAAATATAATCACTGTAGTTCATCAAGGCTCAatagctgaaaaag GATCCCATGATGAGCTCATTAAGATTCCAAATGGACCTTATTACCAACTTGTAAGGTTACAGGAAGTGAAACAAGATTCTGATCAACTTACTCCAGTTGACCAGGACAACATATATGCAACTATTGGCCAACAGTTGATTCAAACATCTTCCCAGCTATCAACCAATAGATGGTCATCTGTTGGAAGTGACAGTTTTCACCCATTATCAGAATCTTTTAGGGTGCCTGTTGGACTATTAGAAGCTCCCATGGAGACTTCGCAGTGTGAAGGGTCATTAGAGAAAATTCAAGTACCTGTTAGCCGCCTTGCATCTCTAAATAAACCGGAGATTCCTCTGTTACTATTAGGTACAATTGCTGCTATAATCAGTGGAATATTGCTGCCTATTTTTGGAGCTCTCTTGTCAAGTATAATACGTACCTTGTATGAGCCACCAACAAAGCTTCGTAAGGATTCAAAATTTTGGACATTGATGTTGACTTTCCTTGGTTTGGCAACCTTGCTGTCGATTCCAGCAAGAGCTTATTTGTTTGCTATTGCTGGGTCCAAGTTAATAGAAAGAATCAGAGCAATGTCATTTGACAAAATTGTTCATATGGAGGTTGGGTGGTTTGACAAACTCGAAAACTCAAGTGGAGCAATTGGAGCAAGGCTTTCAGCAGATGCAGCAACAGTGAGGACTCTTGTTGGTGATACATTGGCACTTGCTGTTCAGAATGCTGCAACATTAGTTGCAGGTTTGGCAATTGCCTTTTCTGCATGTTGGCAGCTGGCTCTAATAATACTGGCATTGGCACCTTTGGTAGGTCTAAATGGATGGATTCAATTAAAATTCATGAAGGGATTGAATGCAGATGCAAAG ATGATGTTTGAGGAGGCAAGTCAGGTTGCCAGTGATGCAATTAGAAATATAAGAACAGTTTCCTCTTTCACTGCTGAAGAGAAGGTGATAGAACTTTATAGGAGGAAATATAAAGGTCCTATGAATTCTATCATAAAGCAAGGATTGATTGGTGGACTTGGTTTTGGTCTCTCCAACATCTTGCTGTTTTGTGTATATGCAACTGGCTTCTATGCTGGAGCTAGGCTTGTAAAGGATGGCGAGACTACATTCGCAAATGTTTTTCGTGTAC GTCTTCTTTGCTCTCAACTTTGCGGCAGTAGGAATTACCCAGTATAG